From Diaminobutyricibacter sp. McL0608, one genomic window encodes:
- a CDS encoding EamA family transporter — protein MKRSSTSVGLVIAVISAATFGMSGAFIKPLLEAGWSPAAAVTVRALTGGIVLAPFAILSVRGNWGVIWRSRWRILGMALVGVAGTQLVYFAAIQRIPVGTSILIEYMAPLLLVAVAWVSTRRVPKAVVLIGSVVALVGLVLVVSPGGSGSFDALGLAFAIAAMVGCAGYYVIAARPNDGLPPVALAGFGLLIGGAVLALVGATRLVPFTATFGTVHMFGDEVAWWIPLLIVGVVATAIAYAASITASEMLGSRLASFAGLLEVVAATFYAWLLLGERLTVPQLIGGVLILVGIGFVRSEKADAPLEPASTAGAATARVPARIPVD, from the coding sequence CCTCCGTCGGTCTCGTGATCGCCGTGATCTCCGCGGCCACCTTCGGCATGTCGGGAGCATTCATCAAGCCGCTGCTCGAAGCCGGCTGGAGTCCCGCCGCGGCGGTCACCGTTCGCGCCCTGACCGGCGGAATCGTGCTCGCTCCGTTCGCCATCCTGTCGGTGCGCGGCAACTGGGGCGTGATCTGGCGGTCGCGCTGGCGCATCCTCGGAATGGCCCTCGTCGGCGTCGCCGGGACGCAGCTCGTCTACTTCGCGGCCATCCAGCGCATCCCGGTCGGTACGAGCATCCTGATCGAATACATGGCGCCGCTCCTGCTCGTCGCCGTCGCCTGGGTGAGCACCAGACGCGTGCCGAAAGCGGTCGTCCTCATCGGATCCGTCGTCGCCCTCGTCGGGCTCGTGCTGGTGGTCTCCCCCGGCGGCTCCGGCAGCTTCGATGCGCTCGGCCTCGCGTTCGCGATCGCCGCGATGGTCGGCTGCGCCGGCTACTACGTGATCGCTGCCCGTCCGAACGACGGCCTGCCGCCGGTCGCCCTCGCCGGTTTCGGGCTTCTCATCGGCGGGGCTGTGCTCGCACTCGTCGGGGCGACGCGCCTGGTGCCGTTCACGGCGACCTTCGGCACGGTGCACATGTTCGGCGACGAGGTCGCCTGGTGGATCCCGCTCCTCATCGTCGGCGTCGTTGCAACGGCGATCGCCTACGCCGCGAGCATCACCGCAAGCGAGATGCTCGGGTCGCGTCTTGCGTCGTTCGCCGGACTCCTCGAAGTCGTGGCGGCCACCTTCTACGCGTGGCTGCTGCTCGGTGAACGTCTCACGGTCCCTCAGCTGATCGGCGGTGTGCTCATCCTGGTCGGCATCGGCTTCGTTCGGTCGGAGAAGGCGGATGCGCCCCTCGAGCCCGCGTCAACGGCCGGCGCCGCGACTGCTCGCGTCCCCGCGCGCATCCCTGTCGACTGA